GGGGAACCGGCCCTGTGCCCAGAGCAGGGGTCACCCCACTCCAGCATCTGTGGAAGCGTCCCAGGCTGTAGGGGACGCACaggtctccccctcccccccccgaGAAGGCATCTGTCCAGGAGCAGCAGCTGCCCACACAGGTGTCCCTCATAGGTCCCTGCAGGCCACTGTGTGTCTTTCCtccaggagcagggaaggggcctGAGGTCCCCAAGCTCTGCCCAGGGGATGCAGAGCAGGGCAAGATAAGGGCACCAGGAGAGGAGGGGGCGGGTCCAGCAATGCACCCTGGGGTGGGGACCcagggggaggactggagaggaGGGCAAGGAGCAGAAGCTCCCATCATCACTGGCTTTCCTCCCACCTTGAAAGCCTGGCACCAGTCCTCCTGGAAGTCCCCAAGGTCCCCGTGCAGAAGCTTGGTGACACTTCCAGGAAAGGCCCTGAAGCTCTGAGGCTGAAGCCAGGGTCGGCCGGGACTGGTCAGCCGGCCCCTGCAATGTATTCGACACAGGACCTAGGAGCCCCCCACACCTGGGCTTCTCTCACCTGAGAGCAGGCCCAGCCTTGGGTCACCTCCTGCAGGGTCCCCGGGGACCATTCTGCCTGCAGCAGCCCCCCGATCCCTCCGGGCAGCACCCGTGCTGCATCTCCACTTGCTCAGGCGTGTGGGGTCTGTGTTCCAGCAGATGGGGCCCCAGGGTGGGGTCCCCAGCGTGGGGAGAGACCCTGGCACAGGCGGGCACTCAGGAAACGTTTGGTGAGCAAACCTGCCCATGCCCTTAAGGTCTGCAGGGGATGGAGGACGACCTCGGCACAGACCCTGCCCAGACCCCTGCTCTGGACACTACCCCACTCTCCATGCCAGGGCCAGTTGGAGGATGGTGGCCTCAGGTCAGGGATGGCCCTATGGCTAGCGTTCTGGAGGGCGCCTACACATGACCCggggcaggtgaggaggggcacagggctgggggcccTGCAGGAGGGGTGCCCAGCACAGCCTGGGAGCTGCCAGGACTGGGTGGGGCAGAAACGGCCAGGGACTCCTGGAGCCCTGGAGTGGTGCCAGGTGGTGGTCCATGACGCCCGCCCCTGCAGACTCCGGTCCGGGGAGGGCGCACCCCAGGGCCCAGCGTGGCgagggaggcaggctgggccGGCAGGTGCTGGGCACAGCCGGGAGCCACCAGGGTGCCTGGGCATCTGCTGCCACCAAGTGGCAGACTTGGGGGGCGCCTGGTGAGAGCCTGGAGCCCAGGACGGGACGGGGTGCAGGGGGCCCTTACCTGCCCCCGCGCCCTGGCCTCTGGCCCAGGCCCCCGAGGCCCCCGTGAGCCACCTGGACTCGGTCGCTCCGGTGTTTGTCTTGGCCGAGGAACCGCGCTCTCGTGTCGTGGGAGGCGCGGCGGCACGGGCGGACCGCGCTCCAGCCTGACCTCTCGGCCTGCGTCCCTCTGCCGGGAGGTGGCTCCCGCCCGCCCCCACCGCGCGGCCGGAAGGAagcctggcctcagtttccccaaaggCTGGGGTCGGGACACTTGGGGCTGCCGCAACGCGGCTGAGGGGATTTGGCCACCCTGCCCGAGGGGGGCGGCACTGGCcgggcggggctggcggggcggggTCCGTCTCGGGGGCGGGGCCTGATTTGGAGGGGCGGGGGCGGTCTGTCTTAGGGGGCGGGGCGGACGGGGCGGGGTCCGTATcgggggcggggctggaggggcGGGGTCCGTCTCGGGGGGCGGGGTCCGTCTCGGGGGCGGGGCTGGCCGCGCGGGGTCGCTTCCGCCAGACGCGCCGGGGCTGATGGCGGCGACGCGGGAACCGCGGCTGAGGCTGAGCCGCCGGAGGCCGCCCTCAGACGGCGGGTGAGGCCGGGACGGGGAttgcggcgcggggcgggggggggcgcaGGGCGCGGCCAGCGGGGGTGCCTGGCGTCCCGGCCGAGCTGAGGCCGAATCTCGCCCCCACGTGCTTCTCGGATCCCCCACCCCTTCCCGGGCCGCGCCCGGTTCTCCCCTTGAGCTCCGCGAAACCCCCGGTCACCCCTCCCCTCAGCCGCGCGCCCACCCCGTCCCCTCCCGAGAGTGTCCCTGAGCTCCCCGCCCACGCCGAGCCCCAGCCCCTCAGCCGCGCGCCCACCCCCGTCCCCTCCCGAGAGCCCCGCGCTGAGCGCCACCCGGTCCGCCGCAGGCCCCAGGGCGGCTGCCCCTGGCTTCTCCGGGGGGGCGGCAGCGAGAGCGAGCGGCTCTGGGCCGAGCTGCTGCGCACGGTGAGCCCGGACCTGACGCTGGACGCCGAGCCGCCGCCGCTGCCGGCCCGCCCCGGCCAGGTGCGCCTCCAGCGCTCGCGCGGTGGGGGGAGCTCCGGGCCAGGGGGCGGCCGTGACGCCGCTGGACAAGGCCCGACGACCACCTGTTCCGCAGGAGTCCCAGGACAGCCCGGAGCGCGCGGCGACCCCCGAGGTGTTCACGGTCGGACCCAAGACCTTTTCCTGGACGCCCTTTCCGCCGGCCCCCGGGGGCCCCAGCCGCTCCTACTGGCCTGATCGCGGGGCAGGAGGAGGATGCCCGGAGTCCCCCACCAGGTCCCCCCAAGTACGCCCCGCACCCGAACCCTGTGGGACTCCCAGCGCAGAGGAGCAGCCGGCAGTGGAGGGGGCACTGGCCCTGCAGAGCTGCCCGATGTGCCAGCAGGAGTTCGCCCCTGGGTGAGTGAGccttccggctgctccactgtgaccCCAGCCCTGTTTGGAAGACTAAAAGGGTTGctcttttagtattttatttacattttattttttttgagacagggtcttatctGTTgcttgctagagtgcagtggcatcctcatagttcactgcaaccttcagcacctgggctcaagtgatcttcctgcctcggcctcccaaagtgctaggattatgggtttgtgccactgtgcccagccatagAGAGTGCCTTTTAAAGTCACATTTCACACATAGAAAGTTGGCATAGCACAGTGACTGTGCGCTTGGGCAGGGGGCTGGCTGTTGCAGGTTTGGGGGTCTACCCGCTCCCCACCTTCTGGGGCCCTGTGGACAGGTGTAGACCCTGAgacagggcaggagggcagggagcgCTAACCAGGGTCCACCTGCCCTTCCAGGTGGCTGGTGGTGTCTAGGGCCAAGCCAGGCTGTGGGTCACTGCAGCTTCcgatttaaatagccacatgaaTACCTTTCTGGCGGTGGTTTGTAGATTTTAAAAggactgttttttttgtttttttgtttttttttttttttttttttgcctggggatgctttttgttgtttttaaaatccaACATATATTTTCATACCTTTTTTAAGTAAGGGGGAATAGAACCTGGTTTTGCTGAGAAGTCAAACCCAAACTGGCAGTGTGTGGGCCTGGGGTCTTGCTGGGCCAGCTGGTTACTGTGGGCTCCTGCTGGGAGTCACAGCCCAGGACAGGGTTTTGGGGTGAGGAGAGCTTGAGTGAACTTGGCAGTTCTTGCTGAGGTGGTTGAGCTGATGCGCCGTAGGCTGCAGATTCCATGTGGCTGGAAGACCGGATGCTTAAGCTCTGCCCTGTGTCCCTGGTCTTGTAGGAACAAAAACagccagggaaggggaagggggtggATTCCAGAGTTAGAGCTGAggataacaaaaaacaaatcaaaacaaaaagatCAAATCAGTTTTCAGAATATATGGCACAAAACCCGCACAGGAAGATCTTCAGATGGTACGGTGCCTACCCAGAGAGGTGGGCTTCCCAGCCTACCATCAAACAGGTGCCTCCAAAATGTGACATTGTATGGGGACCAAGCCCGTAAGGGCGGGGTGTTGGAGGTGAACTCAGTAGCCTGGATGGGCTGCATTCACACCTGGACAGCTCAGGGCAGTGTGGGGGGGTGTCCCCAGGTGGGGTCCCATGTGGGTAAAGCCACAGCTGCATAAGTGGGGCTCGGTGGGAGGGTCGGAGCTGTGTCCAGGGCCTGGGCAAAGTGCCCCAGGCATCCCGGtagccccagcccctgccgcaGCACCTGGGAATTCGCAGAGCGTTTCTAGACCCGGCGTCCCAGGCACACCCCTCAGGATGTCTGTTTTGTGACTGTTGAAAACTGCAAATGCTGGCTCACTTGCTGATCACAAGGAGCGTTTTTTAAGTCTGTGAAGCCTTCTTGACTCTGACCCAGCAAAAGAAACACCAGGACAGAAGATACGGCTGGAAGCCCTGGGGAGAAATGCACTCTCGGCAGAAGTCCCTGAGGGTCCCGATGCTGCCAGGCCAGGCCTCTCCTCCCACGGAGGGTTTTTGTCTCTGGGTCATTTGCGTTTCTAGATAGTCTAAAAATAAGACTCTGAAGACAGGCAcattaaagaggaagaaagttCTCTTTTTGAGCTCTTTAAGCAGTTGCGTGAAGGCTTGGCAGGCTGCCTCCGTTTTTCCAAAGTATGTGTCAGTGAAGCCAAGCCCAGGTCTTAGCATGCCTGGAATCTTCTAGCACATTCTTTCATTTGATTGTAAAGTAGAGCCAGTACTTCAGCCAGAATTCACACCCCCAAGGCTGTGGCTGGTTGGGGAAATGACACGTCCTATGTCCTCAGGGTGCCTGGGACCCAGACGTGGTGTTGGTCAAGACCGGGATCCGGGGCAAGGAGGCCGTGGGATGTCTGGCGTGGCAGCTGGACACAGCATGGCACTGCTGGCTTGTCTCAGAGGGGACCCTGCTCGCCGCAGAGCCCTGCAGAGGGTGAGCCTGGAGCCTTGGTGCAGGATGGCCTCACCTCTTCTCAAAGCCTTGGCATTTCCCAGGTCACCCAGAGGACACTTTATACATAGATGTGACGAGACAGCTAAATACTGGATTTGACAAGCTATGTGTTTGTCATGTGTTCTTTTTGCCTTTGAGGTCCACttgctgggccgggcgcggtggctcaggcctgtaatcccggcactctgggaggccgaggcgggagatcacttgagctcaggagttcgagactagcaagagcgagacctcgtctctactaaaaatagagaaattagccaggcatggtgttgcatgcctgtagtcccagttacttgggaggctgaggcaggaggatcgcttgagtccaggagtctgaggttgctgtgagctaggctgacgccacggcactctactcagggcaacagagtaagactctgtctcaaaaaaattttaaaaaaggtccCCTTGCTGCCGTCTCTACACATTTTGTGCATTTTCTGATGGCTGCGAGTCACACAGGCGGTTGGGGAAGACAGGCCAGGCGATGAAGGTGCCGAAAACCAGCACCTGGTTCTGTCCCTGTTGGTTCGGCGAGGCCCTGGCTTGGTCCTTGGGATTTTAACATCTTCAAGCCCCTCGCACTGCGGCCCTGTTCACGCTCAGAAGCCACTGGCAGGTCCCGGGCTGAGCCGCCACGTTCTGCAGCAGGGCTAGCCGCCCACACGGCGGGGCTCAGAGGTGTCCGGGAGGCAGAAGCCCAGCTAGGAAGCAGGTCAGGCGGAAACAAAGCTCTTGTATTGCGGGTTGAGGCCTGAGGCATCTCAGAGGGCCCCCACTGAGGGACATCGCTTGGAAGCCCCTGCACCAGGTGACCTAGGTCTAGATCTTAGAACCTTCTGGCAGCCTGGAGAGAGCACGCGGTGGGAGGAGCCAGTTCCAAGGCTGGACTGAGTCCCTTGCACTGAGTGGGGTCTGCCCATGCCAAGAGGGCAGCGGAAGGCCGCAGGGCTGTACCAGGTGTCGGGGTCGGAGTCCTGCACCCACAGTGCAGGTGGGGACCCTCTGGCCTTGGCCTGGAGAAGCTTGAGGCCGTGGGGGTGGGATGGCCGAGCCACAGGGATGCAGGGCAGAGCCCGAGGGAGAGGGGCTGGCGGGCGGGTGCAGGGAGGTCGCTGCTGACAGCCCAGTGGGCCGAGCTGCTGGGGGTACCCAGCAGTGGTGTGCAGGGGACCGTCACTCTGACAGCGCACTGACCACTTGGCCTCCAGCAAGGTCTGAGCCCACCATCTTGGCTGCAGCTGCCCACAGCCCCGGGCCTGGTCCCAGCATCTGCTGAGCGCGCTGGCTCGGTCCCACTCTGGGGGTCACAGCCTGGAGCCGGCCTTCTGCCAGCCTCAGGTGTGCCTCGCCTTGCCCTGGCCTAGGGACGGTCATTCCCAACCTTCTCTCCTGGGGCTGCTGACGGGGCTGGATGAGGCCAGGGCTGGACAGTGTCTGCCTGTCCAGACGTCCGGGGGGCCGACCAACAGGTCTCAGGTGGGTTTCCTGCAGCcgcccctgcctgcctggccactGCCATGTCCGCCTGAGCGGTGCAGGGTGACATGGGGACTCCCAGGATCACAGGGCAGTGGCCTCGCGCTCAGTTGCCCGAGTCCCAGTCCGTAATGGGGCTCGGTCCTGGGCTACAGGACCACCCAGGTCTGCCTCCCAGGGCCTCAGCCCCTCAAGCGGGTGCGGCCCCCCTGCCGgccccttccctcttttcctctccagTGGGGGGCCTGGAGGTGCCTTTCCTGCAGCTGGCACTGCTGGGGTGGCCACGTGACCATCTCCTCTCCCTGCAGGCTGACCCAGCTGGACGTCGACAGCCACCTCGCTCAGTGCCTGGCAGAAAGCGCCGAAGACATGGCGTGGTGAGCGCCGGGGTGGCCAGAGCCGCCCTGACACGCTGGGCGGCCTCGCTCCCCGCCAACTCCCGCTCCCAGATGTGCTCATCAGCACGGGCCGGTCCTGTCTCTCTTCGTGTTGACACTGAAACGTTGGCTTCCTGTGCTTTTCTGATGTTTGTGTTAGGGCTGATTTGTCGCAGTAAGATCAGAAAATTAACGGCGCAGTCGCAGGCGGGTGAGTTGAAACCCATCCGTGCCACAGACGCGGTGGGTCCCGCCAGCGGACGGGCAGACGGGCCTGGGGCCGCGCGTCTTCCTGACCGGGAGGACAGTTGTGCGTGGGTCACGTCTCACCACTGTTTTAATTCCGGAAGTGAACTGGTTCACCGTGCAGCTGCGCATACTTGCCGGGAGGTGAGGACGCTGTCACTGTGCCGTGGGCGTGTCTGTGCCCCCAAGTTCGCGTGCTGAAGTCCTCACCCCAAGGCGATGGTGTTGGGGGGGCCTTGGGACAGATCAGGTCCTGGGGGTGGAAACTCACGATGGGGTCGGAGGGCTCTCTCCCCTGTCCACTCAGAGGACACCGCAAGCAGGCGCCGTCCCCGGCCAGACGTGTCCCCACCAGAACCGTGAGAGGCGAGCCCCGTCCTCAGCAGCGTGTGTTAGCACCGAGCTGACTCAGATGCCATCTGGGGCTCTGGGACTCAGGTGCAGCCTGTCCTCAGACAGGGCGTCCCGGTGGGGGGGGTGGCACCGGCCGTGGCGCCTGTTCCGTCGGGGCTGGCAGTGTGGGTGCAGAGTGAGCAAGGGCGCATCTTCAGGCGGTTCCTGCCCATGCTGGTCCCCGCGGGTCCTGCAGAGCCAGGCTTGGGGCCGGCTGGGTGCCCATCCCTGGGTTCCTGTCACCAGCGTCTGCCAGAGCAGCAGCCGGGGAGGCAGGCCCGATGTGCAAGCCCAGGGCTGACACCCAAATCCCCGTTCTCCTGTCCGATGTGGCTTCACGTAGCCGTGGAGACAGGAGGAGCCTCCGTGCACGCTGCTGAGTGAAGGCAGCCAGCCTGGGAAGGCCACACGCCGCGTGATTCCAACCGCGtcgttctggaaaaggcaaagtgCGGGGGCAGCAAAGATCTGGAGCTGCAGCGCGGTGGGGGGGCTGCGCGTGGGGGCATCGTCAGGACAGTGAAGCTCCCGGGTGAGCAGCGGTGGTAGATCCGCATCCAAATCCACAGTACCCATCACTGAGTGAAGCCTGATGTGAACTGTGGTCTTGGTGACCATGTGGGGTCACCACTGTAAGGGACGCACCCTCGGGCCCGTGGGCTGGGGCGCGGGGAACACGCTGTGCCTTCCAcccaattttgctgtgaatcaaAACCGCTCTAAACAAATTAAAGTCTATGTAAGAAAATGGCTTCAAAAACGTTTACTTCGAAACACCTCCTTTTAACAGAAATAGTAACAATGTAAGCATTTTCATTAAAGTCTTCAACAAATGTGCAAGAATAGGAACGCCTTAGCCGTTAGGGCAGGAGTACCGTGCACGTGGGGAGAGCCGCCCACGATGGCTCTGCTGACACACCGCACAAAACCACATGTGCACCGCTTCACAATTGTCACGTCCCAGAGTCTCTGCGAACCGTTGCCACGCCGTGGCCAGAGCTGTCTGCCCTGTCAGAGGTTTGATTTTCAGCCCACACGCCTCCATCCTTtgctttaatttataaaacaaattgcTGTATACAAACGTCTCCCCTCTGGTGGGCACAGTATTAGCCACACACTTTGCACGTGAGCTGCCAGACGGGCCTGCGAGCTGTTGGCGACATGGCGGTATCTAAGGAAAGGTCTCACCTGGTAACAAGTCAAGGGGCCCAGCACAGACCCGTCGGGCACGAGGGGCTTGTGGAAAGCAGTTTGCTTGTTGACGCCTTCCCGGCGGGGTCCCAGCTACCTGCGCGTCCCCACACCCAGCTGGGACACCCCTGCCAGACCCAGCAGTGGGCTCGAGGGCCCTGCTCTGCGGTTCCTAACATCGGTCTTTGGAGTGGATGTTACTGGTGAGAGCGGGGTGCTGGCTGAAACAGGTCTCCGTGCCGCGAACCCCGCTGCGCCACCCAGAAGCCCAGGCCAGGGGAGAGGGGGGTGTCTAGAACCCTGGGGGGTGTCTAGAACCCTGCACTGCACTGGAGGGCCCTGGGCAGCGGGAGGAGGGGTCAGAGGGGCGCCCAGTGCTTGGCGTTCTTGTCCTAGCACCTCGGGGCTGGGTGTGGATCTGCCACGTCCTGTTCCCTGCCAGGCACCGAGTGGCTCCCTGAGAAACCCTTGTTGGGAGGCGGGGGCAGGACCACAGTGTAGGCCTCAGCTCTGATTGTTCTACCGTCAGCTCCTCCCCCACACCACCAGCTGCCACCTGGAGCAGAGCTGCCCTCACGAGGCACTCGGAACCCACACTGCGGTCAAGGGGGCTTGAGGTCTCTGCAGCCAGCGGGGGGTGCGCGGCATTTCCACGCACAGAGGCGGGAGGGGCCCTCTCACCCGGGAGCTCAGAGAGGGCTCCTGCCACACCTGACACCTGAGGGCTTACAAATCACCAATAATTGGCCTCTTTTTAGAAAACCTTCAGTTCAGCTTTGTCAAGCTGCTCCTCCCACTAAGGGGCTGAGGGCGATAGGTCGGATTACCAGAAGGGGAGCTGTGCTTTCTCAGGAAGACGCGCACGTCCGTGGGTTCTAGATTTGCTTCCTACTTTAAGGCGAGGGTTCACCATAcgtgtatcttttaaaatttcctaattcTGAGTGTTGTATccctgataaaaatattttccagaaatctAATGCATAACATAAGACATCATGGAGGCACTGCTTAgtgttttcagaaatatattttgtgcagatttagttttcaatttttctctttctcgCTTTTTTTGGTCTACTGGTGCTTTGGTGAGCAACGCTTTAGAATCGTGATCCACTTTCCCCCGTGAGTCCAACCAGCTGGTCGGGACCAGCACGGCCAACCTGGGCACGGTCTCACTCCATCCTCCAACCACAGCCCCGAGCCGCGCGCTCGGCAGGAAAACACGCAAATACTCACAACGGGAACTTACCAGGATTTAGAAAATGTTCCGAATTTGTAAAAATTCTTCATTGCAGTGTCTCCCTGTAGGCACTTAAACTCCCGCCCCCGCCCGTACTCTGCTCACAAAGCACGGCTCCTCCTGACGCCTGGGCCGCGTCTGGGATGTGGCGCAGCTGCCACTCACGGAAAAAAGGCATGAGAGGAGCTTCGACATCACCGGTACACTTTATTCCTCGGGACATTACACGCTCACGTTCCTGGCGGAGCAGGTCAGCGCACTGAGTTCTGTTTCTGCGGCAAATGTGCACCTTCGAAAGTGTGTGACAGTCCCCCTCGGACAGGGTCACCGCGGGTCCTCCGCGACGCAGGCACAAGAAGCAAATTCCTCCAGCCCTAAGCTGGCCTGTCCGGCCCGGACGCGAGAGACTGTTCTGCTCCGAGAAGAGCCCGCCGGGCGCCTCCCTGCGTGGCCTCGGCGGCAAGCGTCCCTCCCCGGCCGCCCTCGGAGCCTGTGCCCAGCCTGGCATGCATATGCTGTGGTTAAGGGTAAAGTTACAGGGTCAGTCACGTGTGTCCACGGCAGAGACGTGCGACCTCACACGGACTCCTCGGTGGACAGCAGTAGTGGGTTGATGTACTCGAAACCTTCAAACTCAGACTGGTCGATTCTCTTGATGACGTCCCTGCAAGCAAAGCAAGGACAGGGAGGAGTGGCAGGCAGGGTTCACGTCCCTCGTGAGCGTCGCTGCCTGCACGTAGGACCGAGTCCTCCCCCCAGAGCCACGAGCGACCGGGTCACCCACGCCAGGCTGCCTGCGCGGGGCTCGCCCGACACGCTCCGCCTGCGTGTCCCCAGTGAGGGGCAGGGCACCCCGACCTCGCCTGGCCCAGCCAGCAGGACTTACTCGTCGTCGGGGGTCAGCTGCACGGGCTCGCTGGTGAACTGCGTGTCGAAGTTGTCCAGCCCATAGTCATCCGCTATCTGCGGCTGGAACGGTGGCAGGGCCTGCTTCTTCTCCAGCTTGGAAAACAACCGAGAGGGACCAGGTGAGCGCCGGGCACCAACTCTACCGGAATCGGTTTTTTACACGTACTTAGATCACAGAACGCATAGAAAGAAACAGCATTTCAATCTGCCCTGGATTTGAATGCcaattcctttttcttaaaacaaaaatctagaaAACGGCCAAAGTCAGAAAAATTCCACTTGAGCTCAAAAATACCTAAAGTGCAGGCTGTGCTGGCCACGCATCCGGGAGGGGCGGGAGCCCCGGCCACCCACTCGAAGCCACCACATCTGGATCTGCGCCCAGAGCGGCCACTGCCACTTAACCAGCCCAGTGGGGGCTTTTCACATCTCGGGTCCCCCCAAAAAGCAGGACTGGGCTTCTCCGTCCCGACAGGCCGCTGCCTGGCACAGGTGAGCACCCGCCACTCCCACGCGGTGACACGGCCACTCTCACCCTCTCGTCTGCTGACCAGGTCTGAACGAGGACCCCAAATTCACGGGCTGGAAACGTGCTCCCAGGGCAGCGGCATTGGGAGTGGGCCCAGCAGGAGACCCCGTCCCACGGACGGGTTCCTGCCGCTGGGACAGGGCTCGGGGGTGGGTCCCCCTCCACCTTCTGCCCTGTGAGGTCACTGTCCCCACCCCGGGCCTAGTGGGCAGGGCTCCACCGTGGGAGCAGAGATGCCaactctgctggcaccttgaccttggcctcccagcccACAGCAGTGAGAAGGAAACCTCTGCCCCCTACGAAGTGCCCGGTCTCAGGCGTCCTGTTCCAGCAGCACTAAGGGACCAGGACACTCATTGTCCCACCCACTTGCTCCTCACTCGCCCTCTCTCGCCCACACGTCCCCAGGTGTGCGCTGCGATCGTGTGCTCATTCCTAAGAACTGAGGTCAGTCTGTGAGCAGAGACTCCGTCCCCCCTCGTGAAGCCACCACTGGacaggctggagggcaggaggaCATCACATCCGGTCAGCTCCCTGCCGTGCCAGCCACACACGAGGCCGGGGAGCAAGGAACCAAAGCTCGGAGCCGGCCCCCTCGCTGGCGGGGCAGCCTAGTTCCAGCAACAGCACCAGGTCGCCTGGGAGCCGCCACTGCCTTCCCACTGGGGGAGCCGAGAGAGCCAGGCTCGGGAGCCCCCCGCCCATGTGGCTCCCTGTCCAAGATGCTGGACCAGCCCACGGCCCGCCTGGCGGGGGAGCAGGGCCACTTCATGAACAAGGCCAAGATCTGCCTCTGCccaccagcctcctccctccatcGAGGGGCCCAGAGTGGTCACGGGCACCAATCGTAACAAAAACCACAGCAGgaatggaatattaaaaaaaaaaatccctgcacCTTTCTGAAGACctgtaaaaaaacataaattctaCTACTGACATTGGTGGAAGAAATTGGGATGTCATGGAAATAGACAAACACTTCCCGCATGAGGAAATGGGCTGGGCAAGGGTTGGGGACATGGggccccagggccacacagccagcaggtCCCGTGGCCAACCGCCAGGTG
Above is a window of Lemur catta isolate mLemCat1 chromosome 3, mLemCat1.pri, whole genome shotgun sequence DNA encoding:
- the FAAP20 gene encoding Fanconi anemia core complex-associated protein 20, whose protein sequence is MPPPPHPACGPQCPLHCPQIPQCFPGNCLNTACLPGTPAPRKCHCAWLPAGLPAWHPQAGRCGRAQPAARQRQQAALAEEAAQASWPSSLASGHCQGTLRGCRAGLPHGAGWRQPRWPDGRTNRRKSKGGVGKRVGLRQPQSGRKVLPSSVADRPAMASQAGWELRLRPWGSPGTILPAAAPRSLRAAPVLHLHLLRRVGSVFQQMGPQGGVPSVGRDPGTGGHSGNVWGRGGRGGVRIGGGAGGAGSVSGGGVRLGGGAGRAGSLPPDAPGLMAATREPRLRLSRRRPPSDGGPQGGCPWLLRGGGSESERLWAELLRTVSPDLTLDAEPPPLPARPGQESQDSPERAATPEVFTVGPKTFSWTPFPPAPGGPSRSYWPDRGAGGGCPESPTRSPQVRPAPEPCGTPSAEEQPAVEGALALQSCPMCQQEFAPGLTQLDVDSHLAQCLAESAEDMAW